caccctatgGACCTATGGGTTGCACGGTTCGTGAGCTTACCTTGCacaaacggagcttcatgaaaatcgggataaatgaaattgttttttttaaatttaaagtaaagtttatttataaataataataaataatttgttgggagactttttgtttttaataacgtATACGAGAAACATGATGTCAATCGAATTGATGTGTCATGATAGAAATCTATacgaaataatttaattttataataaatattttttctgttgaacAATACATGCATACTTAAATTGATACCAGCAAGAAAAATAAAGGATATATGTATGGGTCGATTTATGAAGCCTTAAATCCAATTCCGCTTATATTTGAATCATTGGTAGTAAAATCATTTATACagatatctttaaaaaaaatccttaaaactACAAATCTCACTTCCCCTAGTGTTGTCGAGGCGGTTATTCTTTTTTGCGCCTCAACCAACTAGGTATGCATTTATTAATCGCCTCACCCAATTGGCGATATATCATTAGAGCCAATATGGGCAAAACTAGCCTTGCGTCTTTGAATAGATAGAAATAACAGGCGACAATGAAGAGAACCATATCGGTGGAATAGGATATGGCAGAACGAACTTTCTCTTGGGCCTCTTCATCGCTTATGGGCGTGGGAGGATGGGTGGCCACTTCTACTGATTCGTGTGAAGATGATATCAAGGGCGAAGCCTTTTGGTTTTTCCCGTCCAGTGAGTTCGCtttagtatcaactattaaAGGTCTTCTGCCAATAGGACCGGGTGATCTTGATTCAGTTGTAGCAGATCTTCTTGTTGTGGATAGGGGTCTTGTTGTGACGGATGCCAATGGTTCATATGCTGAACCTATACTCGAGGCTGGCCTACTGAGAGAGGTATCGCGAGAGCGGGTACCCGAAGGAACTCTTTTTCTGAGAACGCGTTTAACCTTAACCAAACGTGTTCGACCTCTAGAATCGGGACGTTCTTCCACAGTTTCACTTATTACAGTGCTGATAGTTTCGCACTCATCCACCGGTGGCGTTGGGGGTGAATGTAATGGCGGCGGTGTAGATAATACAGGAGGTGTTTCGGGTTTATTGAGACTTGGAACTGTGAATGACAACGGTGTATTCCGCTCGCTTGGGGTTTCTGGTTCGGATCCTTGGTATTGAACCTGTTTCATGGACATGTCACTGGCTGTTTCACGAACATGTACCATTTGACCTCGTTCTGATATTGATAATCTTGGCTTGTTGCTCACCGGTGGCACCAAACCAATATCGGGACTTTGCGAACGCCTTGCTTTGTGTTGATTGTATTCAGCATTTTCGTCGTCCTCATCGTCCAGTACTCCATCTTGTTTGGCTTTCTCAGCAATCTTTTTCAACTCCTCCTGATCCATGTATATGGGCGTGTGATATTTCTTAGTTGTGCTGACTTGCTGCACCAATTCACTGTAGTGGTCCACTGCAGCGTGGGCTTCTTCGAGCATAATGCGTTCGGCTTCTTTTCGCTTTCGTTCCTCCTCCTCTTCTTTGGACTTCCGCTTCGCATCGGCTTCAGCTTTTAACAAGGAGGCGTTGGTTTTCTCCTGAGgattagatatcatttcattttccTCTGTATTTTTTTCAGTGGCCGAACGCTTGTCCCTTTTAAAGAAGGACTTTATACCCTTGGCGATGTCTAGCTTATCATGGGAATTAGCATTTGTCTTTGAGGTATTGGAAGTATCATTGTTGGATGGATCGGCTTGTAGGACATTCTCATATGAGGGTCTTTTCAAAATAGGTTTTGGTACAAAATCCGGGCTTGGTAAGGGGACTGGTCTTGTCAATACCAATGCTGCCTCATTAGGTGTTGGAGCTCGATAGGGAGTGAAAACTCCTGCCGACATGTCACGTGGATGATAAGTCTCTAGCTCTCGTGGTGTGGGCGAACGAGTTCGCGCCATTAACTCCATTTTGAACTTTTCTATGGAGTCTTCATCCGACGATGCTGTACTTTCCGTATAGTCTGAACCGATATCGTAACTATCTTCTCTTCGTACTCGATAATCATCGCTGACCTCGCCACTTTCTTGGCTTTCCTGACGCTTGCTTAGCATTTGAGGCATCTTACGTGGTGTGGCTTTGATGTCAGTTACGTTTTCCTTTGAGTTCCATTTATGTAGAGTCTTAATGTCCTGAGTAATGTCCGCCGATTGTCTCCTCATCTCACTACGTTTTTCAAACGATAGTCTTTCAGCTTCGGTCATGGAACCTAAGCGCTTGCGGACATTGGCCGGCGCAGCCAATTTGTCTTGGGATACCTTTAATTTACGTGCTTTTTCAGCTTCCTCCAGCTCAACAGCTTCGTAAAAGCGGGCCATGGCCCTTTCGTAGAGCAATTCCGTAGAGCTTACCGAACGTCGCATAGGGAAGGTATGCAGGGTGGAATATTCCAGCAAAGCTAAATCAGGAGCCGATATGGAGATAGGGGGAGGTTGTATGGCATCCTCTAGATCCAATTCGAAGGAATCTTGCTCTGAAAAGAGAAGTTAGATGGAATTAGTAGGAATTCTAGAACAAAAGTTCGCGGGGAAATATAGAGAGCGTGGTGGAGTGGATGGGAAGACGACACTTACTGTCTTTATCGTTGACCTTGCTATTCTTGTCGAATACAACAAGCATGAATTCGTTGCTGGTGTGCACATCGTCATGCTTATCGGTATTTGACATTTTGCGAATTGGATTTTGGGATGCCAAGGAGGTGGTGGTCACCGATATAGGTGACGTGGGAGTGGTAACTGTAGTCACTGTAACTTTTGGAGGAGCACTTATTTCTATTGTTGGGGTTGTTGGAGTTGTGGTACTGCTACTATTTCCATTTTTCACTTCACGCATTCCAGCAAACTTTAGATCGGTATCTTGGCCTAGAGAAGATGTGGCTATTGCCATAGCCAATGTTGATGCATTTTGGGCTGCAGGGCCCAGAGCTTGTAAGCCGGCATAAGGAGCAGAAGTTTTTGCAGTATTTGCGGCAGATGAAGATGACTTAATGGGCCTCATTAAATCCTCATCATGATTGGGAGTAACATTACGGTTGCGAGTTTTCATGAAATCAACAATCGTTGAATTCTCGGCTACAGGTTCTGTGGTGGGCGTTGACGGCGTCGGTGTTTTGGAAGACATCGGTAATTCTTTGGGTTTCAAAATGCTTTGCAGGAAGACTGGTTTCTTCGTTGTTGTGGGTGAACGTTGTGGTGATCGCCCTTCTCTACCGATAGCAGCTTCGATGTTCAAGGTCAAATTGTTCGGAATGCTACTGGGTTGCTTATTAATTGCGTCGGTAGAAGTCAAAGGTGAGGGAGTTTTACCCATTGCAGTTCCATATGACATTTCACGGTGCAAATCTTCACTGTCGAATACTTGAGGCCTTATCTTACGATccgtttttggtgaaaaacGCCCAAGAGTTTCGGTGGCCGCGTCCACGGTTGGTCTGGATGGCGATAGTGTCTTTCGCCGAGGAGGTACAGGTCTATTGGGATCCTCATTAAGTTTTACCTCAGAACTGGGTTTCGTAATACCCCGTTTGGGATCTGGTATGAAAAGTACATCAGACTCTTCACTGGGATCGCTAACGCCGTAAGGATTTTCCGCTTTCACTCGGAACTTATATTCCGAACCCTCAATCAAATCATGTAGGGTAGTACTAAGAGAGCGTGTTGTTGCCGCTTTAAGCCAAACATTCCAGCCAATACGAAAATATTCGACTATATAGTTGCCTATCTTGCAGCCTCCGTCATCAATAGGGGCTGTCCATGACAGAGTAGCCGATTTGCCGAAGGACATGTTTAACCTCACCTTCCCAGGGGGATTGGGACGTGCAGTGACAGTAACCAAAAACGAGCTAACATCCTCGCCTAATTTATTCGAGGCCTTGATGCTATACTCGCCCCGATCATCCCGTTGGACATTATCGATTTTCAACATGGAATTCTTGTCGGTATTGATAATCTCAAATCTTCCGCTGTTGGCTATAGCCTCACCCTCATGCAGCCAGGTTATCTGAGGCAAAGGTTGACCCGCTATACCAACTTTCAGGCGTAACACCTCTTCGGCCTCCACGATAAGGCCATCTTCATAGGTACGTGGCAGACGTATCTTAGGCGGAGCTTGTACAAAGAGTCTAGCCTTCGTTACGACATGACCAGCTCGATTAGTCGCCGTGCACTTGATTTCACCCTCATCGGTCAATGCCACCTGATGTATGATCAAGACACTAGCGTCGGTATCGTTAACAATTTTCGTTCGTCTACTACTGAAGATTTCATAGCCGTCTTTGAACCAATTGATTTCCGGCGGTGGTTGACCAAGGAATTTCACACGAAATTCCATTCGTTCGTCCTCAACAGCATGCATATCCTGCAGTTCGT
This is a stretch of genomic DNA from Haematobia irritans isolate KBUSLIRL chromosome 4, ASM5000362v1, whole genome shotgun sequence. It encodes these proteins:
- the MnM gene encoding myomesin and myosin binding protein isoform X2, which gives rise to MGSPHWVKATPIPVNNCEVSISGLEPGWRYQFRVFAENIVGRSDPSDLSDVLTVTLQRNAISVPRFIDELQDMHAVEDERMEFRVKFLGQPPPEINWFKDGYEIFSSRRTKIVNDTDASVLIIHQVALTDEGEIKCTATNRAGHVVTKARLFVQAPPKIRLPRTYEDGLIVEAEEVLRLKVGIAGQPLPQITWLHEGEAIANSGRFEIINTDKNSMLKIDNVQRDDRGEYSIKASNKLGEDVSSFLVTVTARPNPPGKVRLNMSFGKSATLSWTAPIDDGGCKIGNYIVEYFRIGWNVWLKAATTRSLSTTLHDLIEGSEYKFRVKAENPYGVSDPSEESDVLFIPDPKRGITKPSSEVKLNEDPNRPVPPRRKTLSPSRPTVDAATETLGRFSPKTDRKIRPQVFDSEDLHREMSYGTAMGKTPSPLTSTDAINKQPSSIPNNLTLNIEAAIGREGRSPQRSPTTTKKPVFLQSILKPKELPMSSKTPTPSTPTTEPVAENSTIVDFMKTRNRNVTPNHDEDLMRPIKSSSSAANTAKTSAPYAGLQALGPAAQNASTLAMAIATSSLGQDTDLKFAGMREVKNGNSSSTTTPTTPTIEISAPPKVTVTTVTTPTSPISVTTTSLASQNPIRKMSNTDKHDDVHTSNEFMLVVFDKNSKVNDKDKQDSFELDLEDAIQPPPISISAPDLALLEYSTLHTFPMRRSVSSTELLYERAMARFYEAVELEEAEKARKLKVSQDKLAAPANVRKRLGSMTEAERLSFEKRSEMRRQSADITQDIKTLHKWNSKENVTDIKATPRKMPQMLSKRQESQESGEVSDDYRVRREDSYDIGSDYTESTASSDEDSIEKFKMELMARTRSPTPRELETYHPRDMSAGVFTPYRAPTPNEAALVLTRPVPLPSPDFVPKPILKRPSYENVLQADPSNNDTSNTSKTNANSHDKLDIAKGIKSFFKRDKRSATEKNTEENEMISNPQEKTNASLLKAEADAKRKSKEEEEERKRKEAERIMLEEAHAAVDHYSELVQQVSTTKKYHTPIYMDQEELKKIAEKAKQDGVLDDEDDENAEYNQHKARRSQSPDIGLVPPVSNKPRLSISERGQMVHVRETASDMSMKQVQYQGSEPETPSERNTPLSFTVPSLNKPETPPVLSTPPPLHSPPTPPVDECETISTVISETVEERPDSRGRTRLVKVKRVLRKRVPSGTRSRDTSLSRPASSIGSAYEPLASVTTRPLSTTRRSATTESRSPGPIGRRPLIVDTKANSLDGKNQKASPLISSSHESVEVATHPPTPISDEEAQEKVRSAISYSTDMVLFIVACYFYLFKDARLVLPILALMIYRQLGEAINKCIPSWLRRKKE
- the MnM gene encoding myomesin and myosin binding protein isoform X1, whose product is MGNQQGKLQHQTQSGRPKKNVHWKSAERPSPPGRPLLIAVSEQQPDVVSLRWERPRLDGGSPITGYIVEHRRMGSPHWVKATPIPVNNCEVSISGLEPGWRYQFRVFAENIVGRSDPSDLSDVLTVTLQRNAISVPRFIDELQDMHAVEDERMEFRVKFLGQPPPEINWFKDGYEIFSSRRTKIVNDTDASVLIIHQVALTDEGEIKCTATNRAGHVVTKARLFVQAPPKIRLPRTYEDGLIVEAEEVLRLKVGIAGQPLPQITWLHEGEAIANSGRFEIINTDKNSMLKIDNVQRDDRGEYSIKASNKLGEDVSSFLVTVTARPNPPGKVRLNMSFGKSATLSWTAPIDDGGCKIGNYIVEYFRIGWNVWLKAATTRSLSTTLHDLIEGSEYKFRVKAENPYGVSDPSEESDVLFIPDPKRGITKPSSEVKLNEDPNRPVPPRRKTLSPSRPTVDAATETLGRFSPKTDRKIRPQVFDSEDLHREMSYGTAMGKTPSPLTSTDAINKQPSSIPNNLTLNIEAAIGREGRSPQRSPTTTKKPVFLQSILKPKELPMSSKTPTPSTPTTEPVAENSTIVDFMKTRNRNVTPNHDEDLMRPIKSSSSAANTAKTSAPYAGLQALGPAAQNASTLAMAIATSSLGQDTDLKFAGMREVKNGNSSSTTTPTTPTIEISAPPKVTVTTVTTPTSPISVTTTSLASQNPIRKMSNTDKHDDVHTSNEFMLVVFDKNSKVNDKDKQDSFELDLEDAIQPPPISISAPDLALLEYSTLHTFPMRRSVSSTELLYERAMARFYEAVELEEAEKARKLKVSQDKLAAPANVRKRLGSMTEAERLSFEKRSEMRRQSADITQDIKTLHKWNSKENVTDIKATPRKMPQMLSKRQESQESGEVSDDYRVRREDSYDIGSDYTESTASSDEDSIEKFKMELMARTRSPTPRELETYHPRDMSAGVFTPYRAPTPNEAALVLTRPVPLPSPDFVPKPILKRPSYENVLQADPSNNDTSNTSKTNANSHDKLDIAKGIKSFFKRDKRSATEKNTEENEMISNPQEKTNASLLKAEADAKRKSKEEEEERKRKEAERIMLEEAHAAVDHYSELVQQVSTTKKYHTPIYMDQEELKKIAEKAKQDGVLDDEDDENAEYNQHKARRSQSPDIGLVPPVSNKPRLSISERGQMVHVRETASDMSMKQVQYQGSEPETPSERNTPLSFTVPSLNKPETPPVLSTPPPLHSPPTPPVDECETISTVISETVEERPDSRGRTRLVKVKRVLRKRVPSGTRSRDTSLSRPASSIGSAYEPLASVTTRPLSTTRRSATTESRSPGPIGRRPLIVDTKANSLDGKNQKASPLISSSHESVEVATHPPTPISDEEAQEKVRSAISYSTDMVLFIVACYFYLFKDARLVLPILALMIYRQLGEAINKCIPSWLRRKKE